The Faecalibacterium prausnitzii genome includes a window with the following:
- a CDS encoding MurR/RpiR family transcriptional regulator has translation MRDSPGSVVTLLCSGIQLYSAERRIADCILNDVKWASVVTSAQLARASQSSEATVTRLCHKLGFDNYRKFQLALARDVMDQQETETQRSTSPDPLRQALQSVQANRQEEVRATIQALNLRQLRKAMSVLRSAELIEVEASDNSLPVAMDASLKLGSLGKRCMTSAVPDRTRAFATTLTERDALLLISNSGRSERLLETARAAHERGASVLLITCDRRSPLAAQADHLLLASNRAQRIVATDPVPSLLSSALLVEVLYYLLLTEEDL, from the coding sequence ATGCGCGATTCTCCGGGAAGCGTCGTCACACTGCTGTGTTCTGGCATTCAGCTTTACAGCGCGGAACGGCGCATTGCAGACTGCATCCTCAACGATGTGAAATGGGCGTCTGTGGTCACCTCGGCCCAGCTTGCCCGCGCCAGCCAGTCCTCGGAAGCCACCGTCACCCGGCTGTGCCACAAGCTCGGCTTTGACAACTACCGCAAATTCCAGCTGGCACTCGCGCGGGATGTGATGGACCAGCAGGAGACGGAGACCCAGCGCTCCACCAGTCCGGACCCCTTGCGGCAGGCCCTGCAGTCGGTGCAGGCCAACCGGCAGGAAGAGGTGCGCGCCACCATCCAGGCACTCAATCTGCGCCAGTTGCGGAAGGCGATGAGTGTCCTGCGCAGCGCAGAGCTGATCGAGGTCGAAGCCTCCGACAACAGCCTGCCCGTGGCCATGGATGCGTCGCTCAAGCTCGGCAGCCTGGGCAAGCGCTGCATGACCAGCGCCGTGCCCGACCGGACCAGAGCCTTTGCCACCACCCTGACCGAGCGGGACGCCCTGCTGCTCATCTCGAACTCCGGCCGCAGCGAGCGCCTGCTGGAAACGGCTCGCGCCGCCCACGAACGGGGTGCCTCGGTCCTGCTCATCACCTGCGACCGCCGCTCCCCTCTGGCCGCGCAGGCAGACCACCTGCTGCTGGCCTCCAACCGGGCGCAGCGCATCGTGGCGACCGACCCGGTCCCATCCCTGCTCTCGTCGGCCCTTCTGGTCGAGGTGCTGTACTACCTGCTCCTGACCGAAGAAGACCTCTGA
- a CDS encoding MalY/PatB family protein produces MKYDFTSILDRRGRDAIAVDGLKGDGFSPAPPKAGFDAIPMWVADMNFPTVPTIQEAIIERAKHPAFGYFQATDAYFDSIIRWHEKRNGVTGLKPEHIGYENGVLGGVISALNCVCSRGDKILIHSPTYIGFTMSLKNNGYEAVHSPLVKDENGVWRMDFEDMEKHLKEEHIHAAILCNPHNPCGRVWERWELEKAMELFKKYDVYVVSDEIWSDIILNGHKHTPTQSVSEDARMRTAAFYAPSKTFNLAGLVGSYHIVYNNWWRDRIEKESSLNHYNMMNVLSMHALIGAYQPEGYEWTDELCEVLSGNVNFACDYIEQHFAGVTVSKPEGTYMLFVDCTDWCAAHGKTIDDVEKACWEVGVAVQDGKMFHGPCHLRMNLASPRSRIEEAFRRMDQYVFHA; encoded by the coding sequence ATGAAATACGATTTTACTTCCATCCTGGACCGCCGCGGTAGAGACGCCATCGCAGTGGACGGCCTGAAGGGCGACGGCTTCTCCCCGGCTCCCCCGAAGGCGGGCTTTGACGCGATCCCGATGTGGGTGGCCGACATGAACTTCCCCACCGTGCCCACCATCCAGGAAGCCATCATTGAGCGTGCAAAACACCCGGCCTTCGGCTATTTTCAAGCTACGGATGCGTATTTCGACAGCATCATCCGGTGGCATGAGAAGCGCAACGGCGTCACCGGCCTGAAGCCGGAACACATCGGCTACGAGAACGGTGTGCTGGGCGGTGTCATCAGTGCGCTGAACTGCGTCTGTTCCCGCGGCGACAAGATCCTGATCCACAGCCCCACCTACATCGGCTTCACGATGAGCCTGAAGAACAACGGCTACGAGGCCGTGCATTCCCCGCTGGTGAAGGACGAGAACGGCGTCTGGCGGATGGATTTTGAGGACATGGAGAAGCATCTGAAGGAAGAGCATATCCATGCGGCCATCCTGTGCAACCCCCACAACCCCTGCGGCCGCGTCTGGGAGCGCTGGGAGCTGGAAAAGGCCATGGAGCTGTTCAAAAAGTACGACGTCTATGTCGTCTCCGACGAGATCTGGTCGGACATCATCCTGAACGGCCACAAGCACACCCCCACCCAGTCCGTCAGCGAGGATGCCCGGATGCGCACCGCCGCCTTCTATGCTCCCTCCAAGACCTTCAACCTGGCCGGTCTCGTGGGCAGCTACCACATCGTGTACAACAACTGGTGGCGTGACCGCATTGAGAAAGAGTCCAGCCTGAATCACTACAACATGATGAACGTGCTGTCCATGCACGCCCTCATCGGTGCCTATCAGCCCGAAGGCTATGAGTGGACGGACGAGCTCTGCGAGGTACTGAGCGGCAATGTGAACTTTGCCTGCGACTACATCGAACAGCACTTTGCGGGCGTCACGGTCTCCAAGCCCGAAGGCACCTATATGCTCTTTGTGGACTGCACCGACTGGTGCGCCGCCCATGGCAAGACCATCGACGATGTGGAAAAGGCCTGCTGGGAGGTCGGCGTAGCCGTGCAGGACGGAAAGATGTTCCACGGCCCCTGCCATCTGCGGATGAACCTGGCTTCGCCCCGTTCCCGCATCGAGGAAGCCTTCCGCCGGATGGACCAGTATGTCTTCCATGCGTAA
- a CDS encoding MFS transporter: MNEQKTRLRNAGFVTFFFSGICAISSGVVVSLLQEQYGFAYGMTGTLLSLMSIGNLLAGFLTGVLPGVLGLKPSILLLTIGYTVGYGIMGFTGAEVLLAAAFFLVGVAKGSAMNACTILVSDNSADRTRGMNLMHSCYACGALLCPFLIAAAARVSTALAVFLLAALGVVLWLVYWKTPMEGKVKDRKAVIDWSFLRSGRFWLLTGLLFCQNAAEQSVTGWMVTYFKGSGIIAGTLAAYTVTVMWGATLVARLLIAFVFPFKSPRKAMVVMAVTCTLFYVLLMRADSQPAAILLLFAFAFAMAGMNPTAVASAGRMTSVTSMGIMLPAASGGAILMPWVIGRVAERAGLAAGMAMNILPCIGLCVFAVLVARMKEE; encoded by the coding sequence ATGAACGAGCAGAAAACGCGCCTGCGGAATGCGGGCTTTGTGACTTTCTTTTTCAGCGGCATCTGCGCCATTTCCAGCGGTGTGGTGGTCAGCCTGCTGCAGGAGCAGTATGGGTTTGCCTACGGCATGACCGGGACGCTGCTCTCGCTGATGAGCATCGGCAACCTGCTGGCGGGCTTTCTGACCGGTGTGCTGCCGGGTGTGCTGGGGCTGAAACCAAGCATCCTGCTGCTGACCATCGGGTACACCGTCGGCTACGGGATCATGGGCTTTACCGGGGCGGAGGTCCTGCTGGCGGCGGCATTCTTCCTTGTGGGCGTTGCCAAGGGCAGCGCCATGAACGCCTGCACCATCCTCGTCAGTGACAACTCCGCCGACCGCACCCGCGGCATGAACCTGATGCACAGCTGCTATGCCTGCGGTGCGCTGCTCTGCCCGTTCCTCATCGCAGCGGCAGCGCGGGTCAGCACCGCACTGGCGGTGTTCCTGCTGGCGGCGCTGGGCGTGGTGCTCTGGCTGGTCTACTGGAAGACCCCGATGGAAGGTAAGGTCAAGGACCGGAAGGCGGTCATCGACTGGAGCTTTCTGCGCTCCGGCCGGTTCTGGCTGCTGACGGGCCTGCTCTTCTGCCAGAACGCGGCCGAGCAGAGCGTGACCGGCTGGATGGTGACCTATTTCAAGGGCAGCGGCATCATTGCGGGCACACTGGCTGCCTATACCGTGACCGTGATGTGGGGGGCTACACTGGTGGCCCGGCTGCTCATTGCATTCGTGTTCCCGTTCAAGTCCCCGCGCAAGGCGATGGTGGTCATGGCTGTGACCTGCACCCTGTTCTATGTGCTCCTGATGCGGGCCGACAGCCAGCCGGCCGCGATCCTGCTGCTGTTCGCCTTCGCGTTTGCGATGGCAGGTATGAACCCCACTGCAGTGGCCAGCGCGGGCAGGATGACCAGCGTGACCAGCATGGGCATCATGCTGCCCGCTGCGTCCGGCGGTGCCATCCTGATGCCCTGGGTCATCGGCCGTGTGGCAGAGCGCGCGGGCCTTGCCGCCGGGATGGCGATGAACATCCTCCCCTGCATCGGGCTGTGCGTGTTTGCGGTGCTGGTTGCCCGGATGAAGGAAGAGTGA
- a CDS encoding epoxyqueuosine reductase QueH has product MSKQLNFAQQMNEVLKTLGPARPKLLLHACCGPCSSAVLEQLCEHFEITVLYYNPNTWPAAEYHRRGEELERFVAAAHPLGVTVVEDRYDPQEFYSAVAGLEQEPERGSRCTVCYRLRMRRAAQYAQEHGFAWFTTTLSISPHKDARRINEIGQALEAEFGVKHLPSDFKKHNGYLRSLQLSEEYGLYRQDYCGCEFSAKARGIEP; this is encoded by the coding sequence ATGTCAAAGCAGTTGAATTTTGCACAACAGATGAACGAAGTGTTGAAAACGCTCGGCCCCGCCCGGCCGAAGCTCCTGCTCCACGCCTGCTGCGGCCCCTGTTCCAGCGCCGTGCTGGAGCAGCTGTGCGAGCACTTCGAGATCACCGTGCTCTACTACAACCCCAACACCTGGCCTGCTGCGGAATACCACCGCCGCGGCGAGGAGCTGGAGCGTTTCGTGGCGGCGGCCCACCCGCTGGGCGTGACCGTCGTGGAAGACCGCTACGACCCGCAGGAGTTCTATTCCGCCGTCGCCGGTCTGGAACAGGAGCCGGAGCGTGGGAGCCGGTGCACAGTCTGCTACCGGCTGCGGATGCGCCGGGCCGCGCAGTACGCCCAGGAGCACGGCTTTGCGTGGTTCACCACCACCCTGTCCATCAGCCCCCATAAGGACGCCAGGCGGATCAACGAGATCGGGCAGGCGCTCGAAGCCGAATTCGGCGTAAAGCACCTGCCCTCCGACTTCAAAAAGCACAACGGCTATCTGCGCAGCCTGCAATTATCCGAAGAGTACGGCCTCTACCGGCAGGACTACTGCGGCTGCGAGTTCAGCGCCAAAGCAAGAGGCATCGAGCCATAA
- a CDS encoding DUF896 domain-containing protein — MTNEKIARINELARKSKTTGLTEAEKAEQQALRQEYVADVKASLRAQLNNTSIQEPDGTIHKIGKKN; from the coding sequence ATGACGAATGAAAAGATCGCCCGCATCAATGAGCTGGCGCGCAAGAGCAAGACCACCGGCCTGACCGAAGCCGAAAAGGCGGAGCAGCAGGCCCTTCGGCAGGAGTATGTGGCCGACGTCAAGGCCAGCCTGCGGGCCCAGTTGAACAACACCTCCATCCAGGAGCCGGACGGCACCATCCACAAGATTGGGAAAAAGAACTAA
- a CDS encoding adenylosuccinate synthase, whose product MLTAITGINWGDEGKGRMVDLISQEYDIVARYQGGNNAGHTVKNERGKFVLNLLPSGILRPDVVCVMGNGMVIDPHHLDGEINKLREQGISITPENLKISDRATITMPYHVAQDGLEEARLSKTGAQFGSTKRGIAYAYGDKYMKKTLRMGDLLHLDESVKKRLVTMVDSKNLVMEGSYNAEPIRVDEMWAWLEKYAAIFKDYICDVGQYLADADAAGKKVLFEAQLGALRDIDFGIYPYTTSSNVIGAYAPIGAGIPGHKLTNSIGVMKAYSSCVGDGPFAAELAMTEEEKHDLREAGHEYGAATGRPRRVGPIDLVASRYGVFCQGCDEVALTLLDVLDYMEKIPMVTAYKLTDGTTTTRFPMGEALDTAQPVVEYLPGWHCDITAARKWEDLPQEAQAYVEYLEKAVGCKITYISVGAEREAYIHRA is encoded by the coding sequence ATGCTAACTGCAATTACGGGTATCAACTGGGGCGACGAGGGCAAGGGCCGCATGGTCGACCTGATCAGCCAGGAGTACGACATCGTTGCACGGTATCAGGGCGGCAACAACGCCGGCCACACCGTCAAGAACGAGCGCGGCAAGTTCGTGCTGAACCTGCTGCCCTCCGGCATCCTGCGCCCGGATGTTGTCTGCGTGATGGGCAATGGTATGGTCATCGACCCGCACCATCTGGACGGTGAGATCAACAAGCTGCGCGAGCAGGGCATCTCCATCACCCCCGAAAACCTGAAGATCTCCGACCGTGCGACCATCACCATGCCGTACCATGTGGCACAGGACGGCCTGGAAGAGGCCCGTCTGTCCAAGACCGGCGCACAGTTCGGCTCCACCAAGCGCGGCATTGCATACGCTTACGGCGATAAGTATATGAAGAAGACCCTGCGCATGGGCGACCTGCTGCATCTGGACGAGTCGGTGAAGAAGCGCCTCGTGACCATGGTCGATTCCAAGAATCTGGTCATGGAGGGCAGCTACAATGCCGAGCCCATCCGCGTGGATGAGATGTGGGCATGGCTGGAAAAGTATGCCGCCATCTTCAAGGATTACATCTGCGATGTGGGCCAGTACCTGGCCGATGCAGATGCCGCCGGGAAGAAGGTCCTGTTCGAGGCCCAGCTGGGCGCTCTGCGCGACATCGACTTCGGCATCTACCCCTACACCACCTCTTCCAACGTCATCGGTGCCTATGCACCCATCGGTGCCGGCATTCCGGGCCACAAGCTGACCAACTCCATTGGCGTCATGAAGGCTTACTCTTCCTGTGTCGGCGACGGCCCCTTTGCCGCTGAGCTGGCCATGACCGAAGAGGAAAAGCACGACCTGCGTGAGGCTGGCCACGAGTATGGCGCAGCCACTGGCCGTCCCCGCCGCGTCGGCCCCATCGACCTGGTGGCAAGCCGCTACGGTGTCTTCTGCCAGGGCTGCGACGAGGTCGCACTGACCCTGCTGGACGTGCTGGACTACATGGAGAAGATCCCCATGGTCACGGCCTACAAGCTGACCGACGGCACCACGACCACCCGCTTCCCCATGGGCGAGGCTCTGGATACCGCACAGCCCGTGGTGGAGTACCTGCCCGGCTGGCACTGCGACATCACCGCAGCCCGCAAGTGGGAAGATCTGCCCCAGGAAGCACAGGCCTATGTGGAGTACCTGGAAAAGGCTGTCGGCTGCAAGATCACTTATATTTCGGTCGGCGCAGAGCGCGAGGCATACATCCATCGCGCCTGA
- a CDS encoding DegV family protein, with amino-acid sequence MFDIITDSACDLTPETAARLNVEVIPFYVSLDGEHYRKEGTEIAVRDFYQFMVDNPSAYPKTSLPSLEDFETAFRAHAEAGRPVLCLCFTSKMSGCVGSARNARELVLEDYPDAKIEVMDTTAATVTESIVVENAVAMRDGGCTLEQTVDWLSAERATNQIFFTVGNLDYLIKGGRIGKVTGRAANILGIKPMILFKEGEIFSGGVARGRQKSFEKALEQLMAYLDERNATPDDYCITVGYGYDEEEGKRLWMQTRAALRAKYPTSKCEVGLLQIGCTIAVHTGPYALGMGVMRRWKKQ; translated from the coding sequence ATGTTTGATATCATTACAGACAGCGCCTGCGACCTGACCCCCGAAACGGCGGCCAGGCTGAACGTTGAGGTCATCCCCTTCTATGTCTCGCTGGACGGCGAGCACTACCGCAAAGAGGGCACGGAGATCGCGGTGCGGGACTTCTACCAGTTCATGGTGGACAATCCTTCGGCATACCCCAAGACCAGCCTGCCTTCGCTGGAAGACTTCGAGACGGCGTTCCGCGCCCATGCCGAGGCGGGCCGCCCGGTGCTCTGCCTCTGCTTCACCAGCAAAATGAGCGGCTGCGTGGGCAGCGCCCGCAATGCCCGTGAGCTGGTGCTGGAGGATTACCCGGACGCGAAGATCGAGGTCATGGACACTACGGCGGCGACCGTCACTGAGTCCATCGTGGTGGAAAATGCCGTGGCCATGCGCGACGGCGGCTGCACACTGGAACAGACCGTGGACTGGCTGAGCGCAGAGCGTGCGACGAACCAGATCTTCTTCACGGTGGGCAACCTCGACTACCTCATCAAAGGCGGACGCATCGGCAAGGTCACCGGCCGTGCGGCCAACATCCTGGGCATCAAGCCGATGATCCTTTTCAAGGAGGGCGAGATCTTCTCCGGCGGTGTGGCCCGTGGACGCCAGAAGAGCTTTGAAAAGGCGCTGGAACAGCTGATGGCTTACCTGGACGAGCGGAACGCGACCCCGGATGATTACTGCATCACCGTGGGCTATGGCTACGACGAGGAAGAAGGCAAGCGTCTGTGGATGCAGACCCGCGCTGCGCTCCGCGCCAAATATCCCACCAGCAAGTGCGAAGTCGGCCTGCTGCAGATCGGCTGCACCATTGCCGTCCATACTGGCCCCTATGCGCTGGGCATGGGCGTCATGCGCCGCTGGAAAAAGCAATAA
- the aroD gene encoding type I 3-dehydroquinate dehydratase, with amino-acid sequence MSSITIRRCCIGEGRPKVIVPIVERTEAAILQKAAAFSTSSADCVEWRADWFADSLDADALSRCLRGLRAALGEKLLLVTFRTQAEGGEAALTTDQYAAFCAAVCASGCADLLDIEFFSAGERLPQWIAAAHAAGVKVVCSSHDFQKTPPRAELVERMLRMQQAGADLPKLAVMPTCRTDVLELLAATAEMADRHPETPVITMSMGALGAVSRLCGEAFGSAMTFANPGTASAPGQVPLDVVDAVLDSLRLS; translated from the coding sequence ATGTCATCTATCACCATCCGCCGCTGCTGCATCGGGGAGGGACGCCCCAAGGTCATCGTCCCCATCGTGGAGCGCACCGAAGCCGCCATCCTGCAAAAAGCCGCTGCGTTTTCCACAAGTTCCGCCGATTGTGTGGAATGGCGGGCCGACTGGTTCGCCGATTCACTGGACGCCGACGCGCTGAGCCGCTGCCTGCGCGGGCTGCGGGCTGCGCTGGGCGAGAAGCTGCTGCTCGTCACCTTCCGCACCCAGGCCGAGGGCGGCGAAGCGGCCCTGACCACCGACCAGTACGCGGCCTTTTGCGCAGCCGTCTGTGCTTCCGGCTGCGCCGACCTACTGGACATCGAGTTCTTTTCTGCCGGGGAACGCCTGCCCCAATGGATCGCAGCTGCCCACGCCGCTGGGGTAAAGGTGGTCTGTTCCAGCCACGATTTCCAGAAGACGCCGCCCCGCGCTGAACTCGTGGAGCGGATGCTCCGGATGCAGCAGGCCGGGGCCGACCTGCCCAAGCTGGCCGTCATGCCCACCTGCCGCACCGATGTGCTGGAGCTGCTGGCCGCGACGGCCGAGATGGCCGACCGCCACCCCGAAACACCCGTCATTACCATGAGTATGGGAGCGCTGGGCGCCGTCAGCCGCCTGTGCGGCGAGGCCTTCGGCTCGGCCATGACCTTTGCCAACCCCGGCACCGCCAGCGCCCCCGGTCAGGTGCCGTTGGATGTTGTGGACGCCGTGCTGGACAGCCTGCGGCTCTCCTGA